From the genome of Geminocystis herdmanii PCC 6308, one region includes:
- the mutT gene encoding 8-oxo-dGTP diphosphatase MutT, translated as MNLPHKKIGVAVIVNEEGKILIDKRLPTGLMANLWEFPGGKIEAGETPEDCIIREIKEELGVTIEIDRHLIDITHSYSEFIVSLFVYICKLIEGQPQPLECAEVRWVTPSELDNFEFPSANQEIISILKKMNEE; from the coding sequence ATGAATTTGCCTCACAAAAAAATCGGTGTTGCGGTTATTGTCAACGAAGAAGGAAAAATTTTGATTGATAAACGATTACCTACTGGTTTAATGGCGAATTTGTGGGAATTTCCGGGAGGCAAAATTGAAGCTGGAGAAACCCCAGAAGACTGCATCATCCGAGAAATTAAAGAGGAATTGGGCGTTACGATCGAAATCGATCGACATTTAATAGATATTACCCATTCCTACAGTGAATTTATCGTTAGCTTATTTGTATATATTTGCAAACTAATTGAAGGACAACCTCAACCTTTAGAATGTGCCGAAGTGCGTTGGGTGACACCCTCAGAATTAGATAATTTTGAATTTCCTAGCGCTAATCAAGAAATTATTTCTATTTTGAAAAAGATGAATGAGGAATAA
- the ureE gene encoding urease accessory protein UreE, which translates to MMIILTQKINLDSHKQPDLTIYLTAQERTKIKQTIELKEVNSHNISVVKINLSRGNFLESEDILTDDRATFFVRIKAKLEPVITVKSESKLDLLKAAYHLGNRHVSLEISENYLRFSPDHVLENMLIKLGLNIYEELAPFFPEIGAYQH; encoded by the coding sequence ATGATGATTATTCTTACTCAAAAAATAAATTTAGACTCTCATAAACAACCTGATTTAACTATATATTTAACGGCACAAGAGAGAACAAAAATTAAACAGACGATCGAACTAAAAGAAGTAAATTCTCATAATATTAGCGTGGTGAAAATTAATTTATCACGGGGTAATTTCTTAGAATCAGAGGATATATTAACGGACGATCGAGCAACTTTTTTTGTTAGAATAAAAGCAAAATTAGAGCCTGTTATTACCGTCAAAAGTGAATCAAAATTAGATTTATTAAAAGCGGCTTATCATTTAGGAAATCGTCATGTTAGCTTAGAAATAAGCGAAAATTATTTAAGGTTTTCTCCTGATCATGTTTTGGAAAATATGCTAATAAAATTAGGCTTGAATATTTATGAAGAATTAGCACCTTTTTTTCCTGAAATTGGAGCTTATCAACACTGA
- a CDS encoding ABC1 kinase family protein, whose product MRALPSNLSWDYHRYSPLQRQWDIVFTTIQFSGLILFDFLRKKNTASQHHKRARWLVVQLIKLGPTFIKIGQALSTRPDLIPLEYVEEFSQLQDRVPPFLSEEAITVIEMELSDKLENIFTDFDRVPIAAASLGQVHRATLPTGEKVVIKVQRKGLEKLFNLDFKVLKSLINFLDRFIPTIKKYELKLIYQEFFEILFAEIDYLQEGKNAELFRYNFQNDSKIIVPKVYWEYTTKTVLTLEYLPGIKINDKETLAEKGIPIKPLIELGICTYLKQLLEDGFFQSDPHPGNMAVNPDGSIIFYDFGAMAQVKGLAREQMVQTFFAMLRKDADQVLDTLVYMGLIEPVGDMTAIKRLISFSLTRFLDKPVDINAFREISAEIYIMFEQQPFRLPPQMTFIIKALTTLDGIARTLDPNYSLLSASQPFFRRITQTTAPNNILLMVARQGRILIQQQLQKPSRLETTVKDFQGKLEDGELQLRVRSLEAERISRSIYLAIKTLIYTCLTGFSLLNAILLVSTVYHSFSVILFGLTGLFALFLVRSIVSLSVAEKIR is encoded by the coding sequence ATGAGAGCTTTACCTTCTAATTTATCATGGGATTATCACCGTTATTCCCCTTTACAACGTCAATGGGATATTGTCTTTACAACTATACAATTTTCAGGATTAATTCTATTCGATTTTCTACGCAAAAAAAATACTGCTTCTCAACATCATAAAAGAGCCAGATGGTTAGTGGTACAATTAATTAAGTTGGGACCAACTTTCATTAAAATTGGACAGGCTTTATCAACACGCCCTGATTTAATTCCTTTAGAATATGTCGAAGAATTTAGTCAATTACAAGATCGAGTTCCTCCTTTTTTATCTGAAGAAGCGATAACTGTTATTGAAATGGAGTTAAGTGACAAATTAGAAAATATTTTTACAGATTTCGATCGAGTACCCATCGCTGCAGCTAGTTTAGGGCAAGTACATCGAGCAACTTTACCCACAGGAGAAAAAGTTGTTATTAAGGTACAAAGAAAAGGTTTAGAAAAATTATTTAACCTTGATTTTAAAGTATTAAAAAGTTTAATTAATTTTCTCGATCGATTTATACCCACTATAAAAAAGTATGAATTAAAATTAATTTATCAAGAATTTTTTGAAATTTTATTTGCCGAAATCGATTATCTTCAAGAGGGGAAAAATGCAGAATTATTTAGATATAACTTTCAGAATGATAGTAAAATTATTGTACCAAAAGTTTATTGGGAATACACCACTAAAACCGTACTAACTTTAGAATATTTACCCGGTATAAAAATTAACGATAAAGAAACTTTAGCAGAAAAAGGAATCCCCATTAAACCCTTAATTGAATTGGGAATTTGTACCTATTTAAAACAACTATTAGAAGACGGCTTTTTTCAATCTGATCCCCATCCGGGTAATATGGCAGTAAATCCCGATGGCTCAATCATTTTCTATGATTTTGGCGCGATGGCACAAGTCAAAGGATTAGCACGGGAGCAAATGGTACAAACGTTCTTTGCGATGTTGCGTAAAGATGCGGATCAAGTATTAGATACTTTAGTTTATATGGGTTTAATCGAACCCGTCGGCGACATGACAGCAATTAAACGGTTAATCAGTTTTTCCTTAACCCGTTTTTTAGATAAACCTGTGGATATTAATGCCTTTCGGGAAATTAGTGCAGAAATTTATATCATGTTTGAGCAACAGCCTTTCCGTTTGCCTCCCCAGATGACTTTTATTATTAAAGCCTTAACTACCCTTGATGGTATTGCTCGTACTCTCGATCCGAACTATAGCTTGTTGTCTGCTAGTCAGCCATTTTTTAGACGGATTACCCAAACTACTGCTCCTAATAATATCTTATTGATGGTTGCTCGTCAAGGTAGAATTTTAATTCAACAACAATTACAAAAACCTTCCCGTTTAGAAACGACGGTAAAGGATTTTCAAGGCAAACTCGAAGATGGAGAATTACAACTAAGGGTTCGTTCTTTGGAGGCTGAAAGAATCTCTCGCAGTATTTATTTAGCGATAAAAACCCTGATTTATACTTGTTTAACGGGGTTTTCTCTCTTGAACGCTATCCTGCTCGTTTCTACGGTTTATCACTCCTTCTCCGTGATTCTATTCGGTCTGACGGGGTTATTTGCTTTGTTTTTAGTTCGATCGATCGTCTCTTTAAGTGTAGCGGAAAAAATACGATAA
- the ureA gene encoding urease subunit gamma: protein MQLSPQEKDKLLIFTAGLLAERRKAKGIKLNYPESIAYISSAILEGAREGRTVAELMSYGTTLLTKDDVMEGIAEMIEDVQVEATFPDGTKLVTVHHPIS from the coding sequence ATGCAATTATCCCCTCAAGAAAAAGACAAGTTATTAATTTTTACGGCAGGTTTATTAGCAGAAAGACGTAAGGCAAAAGGAATCAAATTGAACTATCCTGAGTCGATCGCCTATATATCTTCAGCAATTTTAGAAGGTGCGAGGGAGGGGCGTACTGTGGCAGAATTAATGAGTTATGGTACAACCTTGTTAACCAAAGATGATGTAATGGAAGGGATAGCAGAAATGATTGAAGACGTGCAGGTAGAAGCGACATTTCCAGACGGCACAAAATTAGTTACGGTACATCATCCCATTAGTTAA
- a CDS encoding sensor histidine kinase codes for MNDIFDDDIATTAQILKLDRVFILRFKYDNFSPQDNTQLIPSAEVEIIYDWQLNFQNNTKKAILSYQLSESALTCYGWQKAPNFVKISSKKQLDNLKIDNDILDIFDIQKLESLLIIPLIFQRNISNYTPLIMGLLVMQNKKPRRWQIGDIETGKWMAKQITTALINQQTVAKVQSLVDERTTQLKVSLDVQAKLGQKMRGHIEELKRLNKIKDEFISSLSDALKTPLSNMKMGIKMLKLVNKNDSIIRYLDIIEDECEKEINLVNNLLTLQELESNKLNFESQKIYLKPLLDELYNFFSQELHYKEINLIIENKQDYLYTDLNSLSLILKELLRNASKFSASQSDITLQIYSQKSDNIITISNYGCTIEPEEQPLIFQPFYQGKSVANVTNSGTGLGLALIKSLVQNLNGIITVSSIFVPQSNYHFNTFTLKFPM; via the coding sequence ATGAATGACATCTTTGATGATGATATTGCCACCACTGCTCAAATACTTAAGCTCGATCGAGTTTTTATATTAAGATTTAAGTATGACAATTTTTCTCCCCAAGACAACACCCAATTAATCCCTTCTGCGGAAGTAGAAATTATTTATGATTGGCAATTAAATTTTCAAAATAACACTAAAAAAGCTATTTTATCCTATCAATTATCAGAATCTGCTTTAACTTGTTATGGTTGGCAAAAAGCACCTAATTTTGTGAAGATTAGTAGTAAAAAACAATTAGATAACCTTAAAATTGATAACGATATATTAGATATTTTTGACATACAAAAATTAGAATCTTTATTAATAATTCCCTTAATTTTTCAGCGAAATATTAGCAACTATACTCCCTTAATTATGGGGTTGTTAGTGATGCAAAATAAAAAGCCAAGACGTTGGCAAATAGGAGATATTGAAACAGGAAAATGGATGGCAAAACAAATAACTACTGCCCTAATTAATCAACAAACAGTTGCTAAAGTTCAATCTTTAGTGGATGAAAGGACAACTCAACTAAAAGTTAGTCTTGATGTTCAAGCAAAATTAGGACAAAAAATGCGAGGACATATTGAAGAATTAAAACGTTTAAATAAGATTAAAGATGAATTTATTTCTAGTTTAAGTGATGCCTTAAAAACCCCTTTATCTAATATGAAAATGGGGATTAAAATGCTTAAATTAGTTAATAAAAATGATTCTATCATTCGTTATTTAGACATTATAGAAGATGAATGCGAAAAAGAAATTAATTTGGTCAATAATCTTTTAACTTTACAAGAATTAGAGTCAAATAAATTAAACTTTGAATCTCAAAAAATTTATTTAAAACCCTTATTAGATGAATTATATAACTTTTTTTCTCAGGAATTACACTATAAAGAAATAAATTTGATTATTGAAAATAAACAGGATTATCTTTATACTGACTTAAATAGTTTGAGTTTAATTTTAAAAGAGTTACTTCGCAATGCTAGTAAATTCTCTGCTTCCCAAAGTGATATTACTTTACAAATTTATAGCCAAAAATCTGATAATATTATCACAATTAGTAATTATGGATGTACGATCGAACCAGAAGAACAACCTCTGATTTTTCAACCATTTTATCAAGGTAAATCGGTAGCTAATGTGACAAATAGTGGCACAGGTTTAGGATTAGCTTTGATAAAGTCTTTAGTGCAAAATTTAAACGGGATAATAACTGTTTCCAGTATTTTTGTTCCCCAATCGAACTATCATTTTAATACTTTTACCCTTAAATTTCCGATGTGA
- a CDS encoding urease subunit beta yields the protein MIPGEIFTPEGVIELNQGRETLKITVANTGDRPIQIGSHFPFHKVNSALQFDRAKTTLMRLNIPAGTAIRFEPGDEKEVELVKIQPTQEN from the coding sequence ATGATTCCGGGCGAAATTTTTACACCAGAAGGAGTAATCGAGTTAAATCAAGGACGAGAAACTCTTAAAATTACGGTTGCTAATACGGGCGATCGACCTATTCAAATCGGCTCACATTTTCCCTTCCATAAAGTTAATTCTGCACTACAGTTCGATCGAGCAAAAACTACCTTGATGAGATTAAATATCCCCGCAGGTACAGCTATACGATTTGAGCCGGGAGACGAAAAAGAAGTAGAATTAGTCAAAATACAACCTACTCAAGAGAATTGA